One genomic window of Methanomassiliicoccales archaeon includes the following:
- a CDS encoding 50S ribosomal protein L15 encodes MPSRTKKLRGSRTHGRGKKAGRGAGKRGGRGNAGLWKHKKMSIYKYNPEHFGRRGFKRPQKVVSAKITMNVGYLEENLESLKRDGFATEKSGMTTIDLTKMGVDKLLGFGRVGTPLQIVVPETSERARNKVEEAGGTIMEPQ; translated from the coding sequence ATGCCAAGTAGAACAAAGAAGCTCAGAGGTAGTCGCACCCACGGCCGCGGTAAGAAGGCCGGTAGAGGAGCCGGTAAAAGAGGCGGTCGCGGTAACGCTGGATTGTGGAAACACAAAAAAATGAGCATTTATAAATACAACCCTGAGCATTTCGGCAGACGAGGTTTCAAGCGGCCCCAGAAGGTCGTTTCCGCCAAGATAACAATGAATGTGGGGTATCTCGAGGAGAACCTCGAGTCCCTGAAGAGGGATGGGTTTGCGACCGAGAAGAGTGGCATGACGACAATTGACCTTACCAAAATGGGCGTCGATAAGCTCCTCGGATTCGGCAGAGTGGGAACACCGCTGCAAATCGTTGTCCCTGAGACCTCCGAGCGCGCGAGGAACAAGGTAGAGGAAGCGGGCGGAACGATCATGGAGCCACAGTGA
- the secY gene encoding preprotein translocase subunit SecY, translated as MATEEKSLLYRLKPITDRLPAVSRPEGHVHFRSKMMWVVLILVFYFVMTNVFLYGLDQQQTVDLFAQYRAILAGAQGSLMHLGIGPIVTASIIMQLFVGAKIIKLDLNDDDDKAVYQSSQKFLVIVMIVVEAAPQVFGYLVPSEAFIGNLDGVFGATGILNGLNMARLIIVLQLFIGSYLVFLMDEVVSKWGIGSGISLFIAAGVAQAIFTGTLNWQAVDGTLPISLDNPPSGTLPKTVFIMQNMSASEMASGGYEQILLSNPNPMIALVGTIAIFLFVAYAESSRIELPLAHGSARGARGRYPIKLIYASNIPVILMAALLANISMITLILYNSGVPLIGNNPLLGYYPPGTSQAAGGLAWYLSAPMGLGEWLLPMLDPTRYGYLVYDHSPLQTGIRVTTYFTIMVLGSVMFAKFWINTTNMGPDAVARQIESSGLQIPGFRRDPRVLRRVLQRYIPVVTVLSGAIVGALAAGADLIGTVGNASGTGVLLAVGILIQFYEAMGREQMMEMHPVLRQFFGGE; from the coding sequence ATGGCTACCGAGGAAAAAAGTCTGCTTTACAGGTTGAAACCCATTACTGACAGGTTACCCGCCGTCAGCAGGCCTGAGGGCCACGTGCACTTCAGGTCCAAGATGATGTGGGTAGTCCTGATCCTCGTTTTCTATTTCGTCATGACGAATGTCTTCCTATACGGTCTGGATCAGCAACAGACCGTTGACCTCTTTGCCCAGTACCGAGCCATACTGGCAGGGGCGCAGGGGTCCTTGATGCACCTGGGCATAGGCCCGATCGTCACCGCATCGATTATCATGCAGCTCTTCGTCGGAGCGAAGATCATCAAGCTCGATCTGAACGATGACGATGACAAGGCGGTGTATCAGAGCAGCCAGAAATTCCTAGTGATCGTGATGATCGTCGTGGAGGCAGCTCCCCAGGTGTTCGGTTACCTGGTGCCATCCGAGGCTTTCATTGGAAATCTGGATGGAGTATTCGGAGCTACGGGAATATTAAACGGCCTAAATATGGCCAGATTGATAATCGTACTTCAACTATTCATAGGATCATACTTAGTCTTCTTGATGGATGAGGTTGTATCCAAATGGGGTATAGGTAGCGGTATATCGCTGTTCATCGCGGCCGGTGTAGCGCAAGCGATATTCACTGGAACTCTTAACTGGCAGGCGGTCGATGGTACCCTCCCGATCAGTCTGGACAACCCACCTTCGGGAACGCTCCCAAAGACCGTCTTCATCATGCAGAACATGTCCGCATCGGAGATGGCCAGCGGGGGCTATGAGCAAATATTGCTTTCGAATCCAAATCCAATGATAGCTCTAGTGGGAACTATAGCAATATTCTTGTTCGTCGCCTATGCTGAAAGTTCCCGTATAGAACTTCCATTGGCCCATGGTTCGGCAAGGGGCGCACGTGGAAGATACCCCATCAAGCTCATCTACGCGTCGAACATACCCGTCATCCTGATGGCCGCTCTGCTGGCTAACATCTCGATGATCACCCTGATCCTCTACAATAGCGGTGTACCCCTGATTGGTAACAACCCCCTATTGGGTTATTATCCGCCGGGTACCAGCCAAGCGGCTGGAGGTTTAGCGTGGTATCTCAGCGCACCTATGGGTCTAGGCGAATGGTTGCTTCCCATGCTAGATCCAACGAGATATGGATATCTGGTCTACGACCATAGTCCATTGCAGACGGGAATTCGGGTGACAACTTACTTCACCATCATGGTACTCGGTTCGGTAATGTTCGCGAAATTCTGGATCAATACGACCAATATGGGACCAGACGCAGTCGCGAGACAGATCGAGAGCAGCGGTCTCCAGATACCTGGATTCAGAAGGGATCCGAGGGTATTGAGAAGGGTTCTCCAACGATACATACCAGTGGTAACTGTACTCAGCGGTGCGATAGTGGGAGCTCTGGCAGCAGGCGCAGACCTCATCGGAACTGTCGGAAATGCGTCCGGTACAGGTGTACTGCTAGCTGTAGGAATATTGATACAGTTCTACGAGGCTATGGGTAGGGAACAGATGATGGAAATGCACCCGGTCTTGAGGCAGTTCTTCGGAGGTGAGTAG
- a CDS encoding AAA family ATPase: MRITISGPPGSGKTTVCRRLSEMLSIECVISGEVFRQMAKNHDLSLAEFGELAKNDPSYDRMLDDRMLEIARKNDTIILEGRLTAYMLTRNGLEAFKIYLDADIQERASRISKREEIPMKIALERIKERERCEAARYLEYYGIDISDQSVYDLVLDTTNIPAEKVADLILDKVTP; the protein is encoded by the coding sequence ATGAGAATAACCATAAGCGGACCCCCGGGCTCCGGTAAGACCACGGTGTGCCGACGACTCTCGGAAATGCTTTCCATAGAGTGCGTAATATCCGGAGAGGTATTCAGGCAGATGGCGAAGAACCACGACCTGAGCTTGGCGGAGTTCGGTGAGCTAGCGAAGAACGACCCCTCCTACGATCGAATGCTCGACGATAGAATGCTGGAGATCGCCAGGAAGAATGATACAATAATTCTTGAGGGACGCCTGACCGCTTACATGCTGACACGGAACGGGCTTGAGGCCTTCAAGATTTACCTCGATGCCGACATACAGGAGAGGGCCAGCAGGATATCGAAAAGGGAGGAAATTCCCATGAAAATCGCCCTTGAGCGCATAAAGGAGCGTGAAAGGTGCGAGGCTGCCAGATACTTGGAGTACTACGGCATAGATATCTCTGACCAATCGGTCTACGACCTGGTTTTGGATACAACCAACATCCCGGCGGAGAAGGTCGCGGACCTCATCCTGGACAAGGTGACCCCATGA
- a CDS encoding RNA-guided pseudouridylation complex pseudouridine synthase subunit Cbf5, protein MTKMLVREKTPMSFKWGKEPSKRSLEELLQASVINLDKPQGPTSHQVSAWVRDIFDISKVGHGGTLDPKVSGVLPIALGKATRAMDLVLQSDKEYVCVMRLHRDADEEKVRSVIDTFVGEIYQMPPVRAAVKRQLRTRRVHFIDVLEIEGRDVLFRVGTDAGTYIRTLCVDIGEALGIGAHMEDLRRARSGSMIEDHSVTLQDIKDAHVFWKEDGDERPLRGMLMPWEVLLEPIPKITLKGTAVDAICHGADLAAVGVQEVESTVEKKQLVALLTDKGEGVALAIAEMTAQQMVDAEEGLAARTNRVFMDPGTYPKMW, encoded by the coding sequence ATGACCAAGATGCTGGTACGTGAAAAAACACCTATGTCCTTCAAGTGGGGGAAGGAACCCTCCAAGAGGAGTCTGGAAGAACTCCTCCAAGCCTCGGTCATCAATCTTGACAAACCTCAGGGACCAACCTCTCATCAGGTATCCGCCTGGGTAAGGGATATCTTCGACATCAGCAAGGTAGGCCACGGCGGCACGCTTGACCCCAAGGTGAGCGGGGTCCTGCCCATTGCCCTAGGGAAGGCGACCCGCGCCATGGACCTTGTTCTGCAATCCGATAAGGAGTACGTGTGCGTGATGCGCCTCCACCGTGACGCGGATGAGGAGAAGGTTCGATCGGTGATAGACACCTTCGTCGGGGAGATCTACCAAATGCCCCCTGTCAGGGCAGCTGTGAAACGCCAGCTGAGGACCCGGAGGGTGCACTTCATTGACGTCCTCGAGATCGAAGGCAGGGATGTCCTTTTCCGGGTAGGGACTGATGCGGGAACCTACATCCGCACCCTGTGTGTAGACATTGGGGAGGCTCTTGGCATAGGGGCACACATGGAGGACCTCCGTAGAGCGCGATCAGGTTCCATGATCGAGGACCACTCCGTGACACTTCAGGACATCAAGGACGCTCATGTCTTCTGGAAGGAGGATGGTGATGAGCGCCCTCTGAGGGGAATGCTCATGCCATGGGAGGTCCTTCTGGAGCCCATTCCCAAGATCACGCTGAAAGGTACTGCCGTCGACGCCATATGTCACGGCGCGGACCTCGCCGCGGTGGGAGTCCAAGAGGTCGAATCCACCGTGGAGAAGAAGCAGCTGGTCGCCCTTCTAACGGACAAGGGGGAGGGTGTTGCTTTGGCTATAGCCGAGATGACTGCTCAACAGATGGTTGATGCCGAAGAGGGGCTGGCCGCTCGAACCAACCGAGTGTTCATGGATCCGGGCACATACCCAAAGATGTGGTGA
- a CDS encoding 50S ribosomal protein L30 — MAYAVIRIRGTVNVNRKIEDTMNMLNLTRVNHCVILPENNIMKGMLDKAKDYITWGEVSEQNLARLIKFKGRLMGDKPIDDNYIIENSEFTSIMSLSKGISNNEFSYKDLKNVKPVFRLSPPRKGYEGIKRSFRNGGALGYRGEDINDLLERML; from the coding sequence ATGGCGTACGCAGTCATTAGAATTCGCGGCACGGTCAATGTGAACCGCAAGATCGAGGATACCATGAATATGCTCAACCTTACTCGGGTGAACCACTGCGTCATCTTGCCGGAAAACAACATAATGAAGGGCATGCTTGACAAGGCCAAGGATTACATCACCTGGGGAGAGGTCAGCGAGCAGAACCTCGCCCGCCTAATTAAGTTCAAAGGTAGGCTGATGGGCGACAAGCCCATCGATGACAACTACATCATAGAGAACTCGGAGTTCACTTCGATAATGTCCCTTTCAAAGGGCATTTCGAACAATGAGTTCAGTTACAAGGACCTTAAGAACGTGAAGCCCGTTTTCAGGCTCAGTCCTCCCCGGAAGGGGTACGAAGGAATCAAACGCTCCTTCCGTAACGGTGGAGCGCTGGGATACCGCGGGGAGGACATCAACGACCTCTTGGAGAGGATGTTGTAG
- a CDS encoding 30S ribosomal protein S5 codes for MEWNPKTRLGKKVLDGEVTTMSDVLATKLPLREPEIVDILLPEMADEVIDLNMVQRMTDSGRRVKFGVTCAVGNGDGFVGIGRAKGKEVGPSIRKGIDNAKLNIIEIKRGCGSWECGCGTPHTLPFEVRGKAGSVEVILRPAPRGIGLAVGDVSKSILTLAGIKDAWGFAKGHTKTTVNYALATFDALIKTSEIRVSDAQAKRLRIISGPTMVHIAEQQFTEEAADDAAAKEE; via the coding sequence ATGGAATGGAACCCTAAAACCAGGCTGGGGAAGAAAGTGCTCGACGGTGAGGTAACCACTATGAGCGATGTCCTGGCCACCAAGCTCCCCCTAAGGGAGCCCGAGATAGTGGACATCCTGCTGCCCGAGATGGCCGATGAGGTCATAGATCTCAACATGGTACAGAGGATGACCGACTCCGGTAGGAGGGTGAAGTTCGGGGTCACCTGCGCCGTGGGCAACGGTGATGGTTTCGTCGGCATCGGGCGCGCCAAAGGGAAGGAGGTCGGGCCCTCCATCAGGAAGGGTATCGACAACGCTAAGCTGAACATCATAGAGATCAAGAGGGGCTGTGGCTCATGGGAATGCGGGTGTGGAACCCCACACACCCTGCCTTTCGAGGTCAGGGGAAAGGCCGGTTCCGTGGAGGTCATTCTAAGACCAGCACCCCGGGGTATCGGGCTCGCGGTAGGCGACGTTTCCAAGAGCATTCTTACCCTGGCCGGTATCAAGGATGCATGGGGATTCGCAAAGGGCCACACCAAGACCACTGTGAACTACGCTCTGGCCACATTCGATGCCCTCATCAAGACATCAGAGATCAGGGTCAGCGATGCCCAAGCGAAGCGCCTCAGAATAATCAGCGGTCCGACCATGGTCCACATAGCGGAGCAGCAGTTCACCGAAGAGGCGGCCGATGATGCCGCTGCAAAGGAAGAGTGA
- a CDS encoding DUF106 domain-containing protein, with protein MPSESQQAMSWSRMATIFVLILAVFILFDQNLRNGLGQLVGYGLEPLVGFGGAYPVVTLFLTGMIMTSITIIVRHFFTDYVDQIRSQKIVSAFNKDLREARMENNTYKIKKLTEMQQDILQKSMKASTAQLKLLPITMIVIIPIFAWLAVFMGQVPNTIISVPWALNVNLIDTILLPIWVILYSLISVPFGQILMRSLRFFEFRKRLRELEAGE; from the coding sequence ATGCCTAGTGAATCCCAACAGGCGATGAGCTGGTCAAGGATGGCAACGATATTCGTTCTCATACTTGCAGTCTTTATCCTCTTCGACCAGAACCTGAGGAATGGATTAGGGCAATTGGTGGGTTACGGCCTAGAACCCCTAGTAGGATTCGGGGGCGCATATCCCGTCGTCACCCTTTTCCTGACTGGCATGATCATGACATCGATCACCATCATCGTCAGGCACTTCTTCACGGATTATGTGGACCAGATTAGGAGCCAGAAGATCGTATCAGCGTTCAACAAGGATCTTCGAGAGGCAAGGATGGAGAACAACACCTACAAGATCAAGAAGCTCACGGAGATGCAGCAGGACATCCTGCAGAAGTCGATGAAGGCATCTACTGCCCAGCTGAAACTCCTGCCCATCACCATGATTGTCATCATACCCATCTTCGCCTGGCTGGCGGTGTTCATGGGACAGGTCCCTAACACCATCATATCCGTTCCGTGGGCACTCAATGTCAATCTCATAGACACGATATTACTACCCATTTGGGTAATACTGTACTCGCTAATCAGCGTTCCTTTCGGCCAGATACTGATGCGTTCACTCCGCTTCTTCGAGTTCCGGAAGCGCCTCAGAGAGCTGGAAGCTGGTGAATAA
- a CDS encoding ATP-binding cassette domain-containing protein: MTGVISARGLTKRYNSFTAVDDISFDIEEGICFGFLGPNGAGKTTAMKMIHCVSPVTKGKLNVLGMDVNSRPREIKALIGVASQEDNLDPDFTVFQNLIVYARYYDIEKELAKKRAEEQLEFMQLEEKKDVKITQLSGGMKRRLIIARALMNDPHIIILDEPTTGLDPQARHLIWEKVRELKKQGVTVLLTTHYMDEAEQLCDRLVIMERGKILVEDKPRNLIDSVVGTGVIGIFQPLGELVQFIKQKGFEYERTVDALYIYTDDAEEVVNDVVDRFDVKDYIVRNATLEDVFLRLTGRGLRE, translated from the coding sequence ATGACCGGGGTCATCTCTGCCAGGGGACTCACAAAAAGATACAATTCGTTCACTGCAGTGGATGATATATCCTTCGATATCGAGGAGGGGATATGCTTCGGCTTCCTGGGACCCAATGGGGCGGGTAAGACCACGGCCATGAAGATGATCCACTGTGTCTCACCCGTCACCAAGGGGAAGCTGAATGTCCTGGGAATGGATGTCAACTCTCGCCCGAGGGAGATCAAGGCCTTGATAGGAGTGGCATCGCAGGAGGATAACCTTGATCCGGACTTCACCGTCTTCCAGAACCTTATCGTCTACGCCAGGTACTACGACATCGAGAAGGAATTGGCCAAGAAGAGGGCGGAGGAGCAGCTGGAGTTCATGCAGCTGGAGGAGAAGAAGGACGTCAAGATTACTCAACTCTCAGGCGGGATGAAGAGAAGGCTCATTATCGCCAGGGCGTTGATGAACGACCCCCATATCATCATTCTGGACGAGCCCACTACCGGTCTGGACCCTCAGGCCCGTCACTTGATTTGGGAGAAAGTGAGGGAGCTCAAGAAACAGGGCGTGACCGTCCTACTGACCACCCACTACATGGACGAGGCGGAGCAGCTCTGTGACCGCCTGGTAATCATGGAGAGGGGAAAGATCCTGGTGGAGGACAAGCCAAGGAACCTCATAGACAGCGTGGTCGGAACCGGGGTCATTGGGATCTTCCAACCCCTGGGTGAACTGGTGCAGTTCATTAAACAGAAAGGATTTGAATACGAGAGGACGGTGGACGCCCTATACATCTACACTGATGATGCAGAGGAGGTGGTGAACGACGTAGTCGATCGGTTCGATGTCAAAGACTACATTGTACGTAATGCGACGCTAGAGGATGTGTTCCTCAGGTTAACTGGTAGGGGTCTGAGGGAATGA